A single region of the Elizabethkingia sp. JS20170427COW genome encodes:
- a CDS encoding TlpA disulfide reductase family protein gives MKKLFLGIIIATTFMACKKQDSPLPTTSETEIAKDSLGTTSDLPSQLPELKENEIAELLKTKDNDTLYITNFFATWCGPCMIEIPHFKEEMEKLKNEKVKFTFVSVDQRDDWETKVKEFGNIQGLNQNIVLFDMYQASPDFASKNTQQWKGDAIPFTRMSKGQKVDETVGTLSKEDIRKKIQSFQ, from the coding sequence ATGAAAAAACTATTTTTGGGTATCATTATCGCTACCACTTTTATGGCTTGCAAAAAACAAGATTCTCCTTTACCTACTACCTCGGAAACGGAAATTGCTAAAGACAGCCTCGGTACTACTAGCGACCTACCTTCTCAACTTCCCGAATTAAAGGAAAATGAGATTGCTGAACTTCTAAAAACAAAAGACAACGACACTTTATACATCACCAACTTTTTTGCTACTTGGTGTGGACCTTGTATGATAGAAATTCCTCATTTTAAAGAAGAAATGGAGAAACTAAAAAATGAAAAAGTAAAATTCACGTTTGTGAGTGTGGACCAAAGAGATGATTGGGAAACCAAAGTAAAAGAATTTGGGAATATACAAGGGCTTAACCAAAATATTGTACTTTTCGATATGTACCAAGCTTCTCCAGATTTTGCCTCTAAAAACACCCAACAATGGAAAGGTGATGCCATCCCTTTTACACGCATGTCCAAAGGACAAAAGGTGGATGAAACCGTAGGAACTTTAAGCAAAGAAGACATTCGAAAAAAAATACAATCTTTCCAATAA
- a CDS encoding iron ABC transporter permease, translating to MSAKFRNISIGLFLLMLILMITNLNLGFASLSFADFFAPSVEKETIVQLRINRVWVILLAGISIPTSGFILQEYFQNPLAGPEVLGISSVASLAVASYIFLSKDIVLPELLQTGFISIAAFIGSFLLMLLILAYSNIFSDKTYLIIFGFLISALASAIVSIMQFYAQNEALKSYILWSFGANNQVSSTQLIVMTILVVAGLALSFKTIKPLIGNSLGTHYAQSLGVNLSQLKFLIIIASSLLSTSVTSFLGPILFIGIVVPHFCRMLWNPAQLWQQWILNMLLGACLLESFSIISELSHWPINIISSLFGVPVILTMLIKLSRRHA from the coding sequence ATGTCGGCAAAATTCAGAAATATAAGCATAGGATTATTTTTATTAATGCTTATTTTAATGATTACTAACCTTAACCTAGGCTTTGCCTCTCTAAGTTTTGCCGATTTCTTTGCGCCATCGGTAGAGAAGGAAACCATTGTACAACTACGCATCAATAGAGTTTGGGTAATATTACTAGCAGGTATATCCATCCCTACTAGTGGTTTTATTCTTCAAGAATATTTCCAGAATCCATTAGCAGGACCTGAAGTATTAGGAATAAGCTCGGTGGCTTCTCTTGCTGTAGCTTCCTATATCTTTCTCTCTAAAGATATTGTTTTACCAGAATTACTACAAACGGGATTTATCAGCATTGCCGCCTTTATTGGTAGCTTTCTCTTGATGCTACTTATCCTTGCCTACTCTAATATATTTAGCGATAAAACTTACCTGATTATTTTTGGTTTTTTAATTTCAGCTTTAGCAAGTGCTATTGTAAGCATCATGCAATTTTACGCTCAAAACGAAGCTTTAAAAAGCTATATCCTATGGTCTTTTGGCGCTAACAACCAAGTGAGCAGCACTCAACTTATTGTAATGACGATTCTGGTGGTGGCAGGATTAGCTTTAAGTTTCAAAACCATAAAACCTTTAATTGGAAATTCATTAGGTACCCATTACGCGCAATCTTTGGGTGTTAACTTATCCCAACTGAAATTTTTAATCATCATCGCATCTTCTTTACTTTCTACTAGTGTAACCTCCTTCCTAGGGCCTATTCTCTTTATTGGAATTGTTGTCCCCCACTTTTGTAGAATGCTTTGGAATCCTGCACAATTATGGCAACAATGGATTCTCAACATGCTATTGGGAGCTTGTCTGTTAGAGAGTTTTTCAATTATTTCGGAACTGTCCCACTGGCCTATCAATATTATTTCATCCTTATTTGGAGTACCCGTTATCCTTACCATGCTTATAAAGCTTAGCCGTCGCCATGCATAA
- a CDS encoding ABC transporter ATP-binding protein has product MHNSILEIKNLSIGYQNTLVKNINISLHAGEICLLMGNNGQGKTTLIKTLLGQLKPKSGDILLKGKKISQFSIKEIAKEIAIVFSKAPIPQNYTVTDLISLGKYVHYPYYFSLSEKDQQEVDEIIQNLHLGELRHRKLSELSDGNLQKAYIGRALAQNTSIIILDEPTTHLDEGNRKKLLSLLQKIAKTENKAILFSSHDIYGASEIADCIWKINFGELISGMAEDILYQHLSQQPVRQETSQLLPQISAPHLEAHLLKNAILKNTTEDYSKFHIYFKANSWIVDFNQKKHTFSKISDLINSLKNLG; this is encoded by the coding sequence ATGCATAATTCTATTCTTGAAATAAAAAACTTATCCATTGGTTACCAAAATACTTTGGTAAAAAACATCAACATCTCTCTACACGCTGGAGAAATCTGCTTACTTATGGGGAATAATGGACAAGGAAAAACTACTTTAATAAAAACTTTACTTGGACAACTAAAACCCAAATCTGGAGATATTTTATTAAAAGGGAAAAAAATATCACAGTTTTCTATAAAGGAAATTGCTAAGGAAATTGCCATTGTATTTTCCAAGGCTCCTATTCCTCAAAACTACACGGTTACCGACCTCATCTCTCTTGGGAAATATGTACATTATCCTTATTATTTTTCTCTCAGCGAGAAAGATCAGCAAGAAGTTGATGAAATTATCCAAAACCTACACTTAGGAGAACTTCGCCACAGAAAATTATCTGAACTTTCGGACGGAAATCTCCAAAAAGCATATATTGGGAGAGCTTTAGCCCAAAACACCTCTATCATTATCCTAGACGAACCTACCACCCACTTGGATGAAGGCAATCGCAAGAAACTCTTATCACTACTCCAGAAAATTGCAAAAACAGAAAACAAAGCCATTCTCTTTTCTTCTCATGACATTTATGGAGCATCTGAAATTGCAGATTGTATCTGGAAAATCAATTTTGGTGAACTTATATCTGGAATGGCTGAAGATATACTTTACCAACACTTATCTCAGCAACCTGTTCGTCAAGAAACATCTCAATTACTTCCTCAGATTTCAGCACCCCATTTGGAGGCTCATCTCCTTAAAAATGCGATTTTAAAAAACACCACTGAAGATTATTCTAAATTTCACATTTATTTTAAAGCAAACTCATGGATTGTTGATTTTAATCAAAAAAAGCACACATTTTCAAAAATTTCAGACCTCATCAATAGCCTAAAAAACCTAGGATAG
- a CDS encoding MarR family winged helix-turn-helix transcriptional regulator, with product MENKQGEKVESVDLILKSVWLAVSKMYSDKASMYNSTAVQALTLLKIDPKKGTRSTNLGPKMSIEPTSLTRIIKLLEDNGYIYKEKTTTDKREVIIKLTDKGINSRNLSKEVVVNFNKKIIEKVDPHKLEIFKEVMGDILQIANQINNKK from the coding sequence ATGGAAAACAAACAAGGAGAAAAAGTAGAGAGTGTAGACCTGATTTTAAAATCAGTTTGGCTAGCGGTTTCTAAGATGTATTCCGATAAGGCTTCCATGTATAATTCCACAGCTGTACAAGCTCTTACTTTATTAAAAATAGATCCTAAAAAAGGAACAAGAAGTACCAACCTAGGGCCTAAAATGTCTATAGAACCTACATCTCTCACCAGAATTATTAAACTTCTCGAAGACAATGGCTACATCTATAAAGAAAAAACTACCACCGATAAAAGAGAGGTTATCATTAAACTTACTGATAAGGGAATCAACTCCAGAAATCTTTCTAAGGAAGTAGTAGTTAACTTCAACAAGAAAATTATCGAAAAAGTAGATCCTCATAAACTTGAAATTTTTAAAGAAGTAATGGGGGACATTCTACAAATTGCAAATCAGATTAACAATAAAAAATAA
- a CDS encoding 3-hydroxyacyl-CoA dehydrogenase/enoyl-CoA hydratase family protein yields MKRRIKHVTVLGSGIMGSGIAAHFANIGVEVLLLDIVPNQLTDAETAKGLSLDDKIVRNRIASENLAKLPKASPALLYSPKFASRITAGNFDDDLAKIKNTDWIIEVVVERLDIKKSVYEKIEKYRNPGTLVSSNTSGIPIHFLIEGRSDDFKKHFAGTHFFNPVRYLPLLEIIPTPETDPEIVKFYMEYGAKFLGKTTVLAKDTPAFIANRIGVFGIMNIFHNIQKLGLTTGDVDKLTGPVIGRPKSATFRTADVVGLDTLVHVANGVKNSGAESDLFKNQFELPEYINFMMENQLLGSKTGAGFFKKVKGANGKSEILALNLNTHEYESQGKSSFPTLELTKTIDKPIDRFKVLIGGKDKAGEFYRLSLGALFAYVSHKVPEISDEIYKIDDAMKAGFGWENGPFEIWNAIGIQKGIALAKEAGYEVADWVKALAEDAHFYQINNEGQTTFFNQQKSEFSKIPGQDSFIILDNIRKNKTLWSNSGSAIQDLGDGIINFEIRSKMNSLGGEVLDGLNRAIDLAEKEYDGLVIGNQAANFSVGANLAMILMMAVDQDWDDLNMAINYFQQSMMRVRYSSIPVVVAPHGMTLGGGCEMTMHADKVVAAAETYIGLVEFGVGVIPGGGGSKEFTFRTMKELVKDDVKTNRLRDAFMNIAMAKVATSAYEAFDMGILQEHKDIVVVNKNRQIAEAKQIALQLAEHGYSQPVKEKVTVLGKDALGMFYVGTDQMLAGNYISEHDKKIADKLGYVMAGGNLSEPTEVSQQYLLNLEREAFLSLCGERKTLERIQYMLQNGKPLRN; encoded by the coding sequence ATGAAAAGAAGAATTAAACATGTTACTGTTCTCGGTTCTGGGATTATGGGTTCAGGTATCGCTGCACACTTTGCCAATATTGGTGTAGAAGTGTTGCTTTTAGATATTGTTCCTAACCAACTTACTGATGCAGAAACAGCCAAAGGCCTTAGCCTAGATGATAAAATCGTAAGAAATAGAATTGCTAGTGAAAACTTAGCAAAACTTCCAAAAGCAAGCCCTGCCCTTCTCTACTCTCCAAAATTTGCAAGTAGGATTACCGCAGGAAACTTCGATGATGATCTTGCCAAAATAAAAAATACCGATTGGATTATTGAAGTGGTGGTAGAGCGCCTAGACATCAAAAAATCGGTTTATGAAAAAATAGAAAAATACAGAAATCCTGGCACTTTAGTATCTTCTAATACTTCAGGAATTCCTATTCATTTCTTAATTGAAGGAAGAAGCGACGACTTCAAAAAACACTTTGCAGGAACCCACTTCTTCAACCCTGTAAGGTATCTTCCTCTTCTGGAAATTATCCCTACTCCTGAAACCGATCCTGAAATTGTAAAATTCTATATGGAATACGGTGCTAAATTCTTAGGAAAAACAACTGTTTTAGCAAAAGATACTCCTGCTTTTATCGCTAATAGAATTGGTGTTTTCGGGATTATGAATATCTTCCACAACATCCAAAAACTAGGTCTTACCACAGGAGATGTAGATAAGCTAACAGGGCCTGTTATCGGTAGACCAAAATCTGCAACCTTCCGTACTGCTGATGTAGTAGGTTTGGATACTTTGGTACACGTTGCAAATGGAGTAAAAAATAGCGGTGCTGAGTCGGATTTATTCAAAAATCAATTTGAGCTTCCTGAATACATCAACTTTATGATGGAGAATCAATTATTAGGTTCTAAAACAGGAGCTGGTTTCTTTAAAAAAGTAAAAGGAGCTAATGGAAAATCAGAAATACTAGCCCTTAATCTAAATACTCACGAATACGAAAGCCAAGGCAAATCATCCTTCCCTACTTTAGAGCTTACCAAAACTATCGACAAACCTATTGATAGATTTAAAGTCCTTATTGGAGGAAAAGATAAAGCTGGAGAGTTCTATAGACTTTCTTTAGGAGCACTTTTTGCCTATGTTTCACATAAAGTTCCTGAAATTTCAGATGAAATTTACAAAATCGATGATGCCATGAAAGCGGGCTTCGGTTGGGAAAATGGACCTTTCGAAATCTGGAATGCTATAGGAATCCAAAAAGGAATCGCTCTAGCTAAAGAAGCAGGCTACGAAGTTGCCGATTGGGTAAAAGCCTTAGCTGAAGACGCTCACTTCTACCAAATCAATAACGAAGGGCAAACTACTTTCTTTAATCAACAAAAATCAGAATTTAGCAAAATCCCTGGCCAAGATTCCTTTATCATTCTTGACAACATCCGTAAAAACAAAACCTTATGGTCTAACTCCGGATCTGCTATTCAAGATTTGGGAGATGGTATCATCAACTTCGAAATCCGTTCTAAAATGAACTCTCTAGGAGGAGAAGTATTGGATGGACTTAACCGCGCTATCGATTTAGCCGAGAAAGAATATGATGGATTGGTAATCGGTAACCAGGCTGCCAACTTCTCTGTAGGAGCTAACTTGGCTATGATTCTGATGATGGCTGTGGATCAAGATTGGGATGATCTTAATATGGCTATCAACTATTTCCAACAATCGATGATGAGAGTTCGTTACTCTTCTATCCCAGTAGTCGTTGCCCCACACGGAATGACTTTAGGAGGAGGTTGTGAGATGACTATGCACGCAGATAAAGTAGTAGCTGCTGCTGAAACCTACATTGGACTAGTAGAGTTTGGCGTAGGAGTAATCCCTGGTGGTGGTGGTTCAAAAGAATTCACCTTCAGAACCATGAAGGAATTGGTAAAAGATGACGTAAAAACCAACCGTCTTCGCGATGCTTTCATGAATATTGCGATGGCAAAAGTGGCTACTTCAGCTTATGAAGCCTTCGACATGGGAATTCTTCAAGAACACAAAGATATCGTGGTGGTTAACAAAAACCGACAAATTGCAGAAGCCAAACAAATTGCTCTACAACTAGCGGAACATGGCTACAGCCAACCTGTTAAAGAAAAAGTAACGGTGCTAGGTAAGGATGCTTTAGGAATGTTCTATGTAGGTACCGACCAGATGCTTGCCGGAAATTATATCTCCGAACACGATAAAAAAATTGCTGATAAATTAGGATATGTAATGGCTGGAGGAAACCTCTCCGAGCCTACAGAAGTATCTCAACAGTATCTTCTTAACCTAGAGAGAGAAGCCTTCTTATCTCTATGTGGGGAAAGAAAAACCCTTGAGAGGATACAATATATGTTACAAAATGGAAAACCTCTGAGAAACTAA
- a CDS encoding acetyl-CoA C-acyltransferase, protein MSKQAYIIQGYRTAVGKAPKGSLRFTRPDVMAATVIEKLMGEFPQIDKNRIDDLIVGNAMPEAEQGLNIARLISLMGLDTDKVPGVTVNRYCASGSEAIALASAKIQAGMADCIIAGGTESMSFIPMGGYKPVPEADLAKGHPDYYWGMGYTAEAVAKEYNISREMQDQFAFESHQKALKANAEGKFKNQIVPIPVEYTFLDENQKLQTKKFDFAVDEGPRKDTSMEGLAKLRPVFANGGSVTAGNSSQMSDGAAFVLVVSEDFLKEHNLTPMARLVNYAAAGVPPRIMGIGPIYAIPKVLKQAGLSLNDIDLIELNEAFASQSVAVRDTLGLNPEILNVNGGAIALGHPLGCTGTKLTVQLLNEMKLRGSKYGMVSMCVGTGQGAASIFELL, encoded by the coding sequence ATGTCTAAACAAGCATATATTATCCAAGGCTACAGAACAGCGGTAGGTAAAGCTCCTAAAGGATCTCTACGTTTTACCAGACCCGATGTAATGGCTGCTACTGTGATAGAAAAACTAATGGGAGAATTCCCACAGATTGATAAAAATAGAATTGACGACCTTATTGTAGGAAATGCAATGCCAGAAGCTGAACAAGGTCTTAACATTGCCCGCCTCATCTCCCTTATGGGATTAGATACGGATAAAGTACCAGGAGTTACAGTAAACCGTTATTGTGCCTCTGGTTCAGAAGCCATTGCCTTAGCCTCAGCAAAAATACAAGCAGGCATGGCAGATTGCATCATTGCTGGTGGTACCGAATCTATGAGCTTTATCCCTATGGGAGGATACAAACCTGTTCCTGAAGCTGACTTAGCAAAAGGACACCCAGATTACTACTGGGGAATGGGCTACACTGCTGAAGCTGTAGCTAAAGAGTACAATATTTCTAGAGAAATGCAAGACCAGTTTGCCTTCGAATCTCATCAAAAAGCTCTAAAAGCTAATGCTGAAGGGAAATTCAAAAATCAAATCGTTCCCATTCCTGTAGAATATACCTTCTTGGATGAAAATCAAAAATTGCAAACCAAAAAATTCGATTTTGCAGTAGACGAAGGACCACGTAAAGACACTTCTATGGAAGGATTAGCTAAGTTGCGTCCTGTTTTCGCCAATGGGGGAAGCGTAACTGCTGGTAACTCTTCTCAGATGTCTGATGGTGCTGCCTTTGTATTGGTAGTGTCTGAAGATTTCTTAAAAGAACACAACCTTACCCCTATGGCTAGATTAGTCAATTACGCTGCAGCGGGAGTTCCTCCAAGAATTATGGGAATTGGACCTATCTATGCTATTCCTAAAGTATTAAAACAAGCAGGACTTAGTCTAAATGATATAGACCTTATCGAACTAAACGAAGCTTTTGCTTCCCAATCGGTAGCTGTACGCGATACACTAGGCTTAAATCCTGAAATCCTCAACGTAAATGGAGGTGCTATTGCTCTTGGCCACCCTCTTGGATGTACAGGAACCAAACTTACCGTACAACTATTGAACGAAATGAAACTAAGAGGAAGCAAATACGGTATGGTATCCATGTGTGTGGGTACAGGACAAGGCGCTGCTAGTATCTTCGAATTGTTATAA
- a CDS encoding acyl-CoA dehydrogenase family protein gives MNPLKGGEFLIKDIDAQQIFSIEELNEDQKMMRASAIEFIDREVIPNKERFEKKDYAYTEEVMRKIGEMGFLGIAVPEAYGGLEMGFVTTVLACDFLSGATGSLATAYGAHTGIGTLPVVLYGNEAQKQKYLPDLASGNHFGAYCLTEPDAGSDANSGKTKAVLSEDGKHYIINGQKMWISNAGFAETFTFFARIGDDKNITGFVINKSELENPDSLTFGEEEHKLGIRASSTRQVFFNDMKVPVENLLGERNNGFKIALNALNVGRIKLAAACLDAQRRIMNHSISYANERKQFGVAISTFGAVRKKIAEMATGIFVSEAGTYRAAKNIEDKIAELTASGLDHQQAELKGVEEFAVECSILKSYVSDLAQHTADEGIQIFGGMGFSEDTPMESAWRDSRISRIYEGTNEINRLLSVGMLIKRSMKGEIDLLSPAMAVGKELMGIPSFETPDYSEFMSEEKAIIKNLKKVFLMVSGAALQKYMMEIEKQQHLLLNASEILNQIYMAESAILRAEKHFAEGSVEASMARLNLYKAVEKTVEAAKEGIISFAEGDEQRMMLSGLRRFTKYTNYPNVIALTESIADHFVKKGNY, from the coding sequence ATGAATCCATTAAAAGGAGGTGAATTCCTCATTAAAGACATAGATGCTCAACAAATTTTCAGCATCGAAGAATTGAACGAAGACCAAAAAATGATGCGTGCTTCTGCTATCGAATTTATCGACAGAGAAGTAATTCCTAACAAAGAACGTTTCGAGAAAAAAGACTACGCTTACACTGAAGAAGTAATGCGTAAAATTGGTGAAATGGGATTTTTAGGTATTGCAGTCCCTGAAGCTTACGGAGGACTAGAAATGGGATTTGTAACCACTGTGTTGGCTTGTGACTTTCTCTCTGGTGCTACAGGATCATTGGCAACTGCCTACGGTGCGCACACAGGTATTGGTACCCTGCCAGTGGTATTATACGGTAATGAAGCTCAGAAGCAAAAATACCTACCAGATCTAGCTTCAGGAAACCACTTTGGAGCTTACTGCCTTACTGAACCAGATGCTGGTTCAGATGCAAACAGTGGAAAAACCAAAGCAGTACTTTCTGAAGATGGTAAACACTACATCATCAATGGTCAAAAAATGTGGATTTCCAATGCTGGGTTCGCGGAAACCTTCACTTTCTTCGCAAGAATTGGCGATGACAAAAACATCACAGGTTTCGTTATCAACAAATCTGAACTAGAAAACCCTGATAGCCTTACTTTTGGAGAAGAAGAGCACAAACTAGGGATTAGGGCATCTTCTACAAGACAGGTATTCTTCAATGATATGAAAGTTCCTGTTGAAAACCTTTTGGGAGAAAGAAATAATGGTTTCAAAATTGCCCTTAACGCTCTTAACGTAGGTAGAATCAAACTAGCAGCAGCTTGTCTAGATGCTCAACGAAGAATTATGAACCACTCGATAAGCTACGCTAACGAGAGAAAGCAATTTGGAGTTGCCATTTCCACCTTTGGAGCAGTGAGAAAGAAAATCGCAGAAATGGCTACAGGAATCTTCGTTTCTGAGGCAGGTACTTACCGTGCTGCTAAAAATATCGAAGATAAAATCGCAGAACTTACCGCTTCTGGATTAGATCACCAACAAGCTGAGCTAAAAGGAGTAGAAGAATTTGCAGTTGAATGTTCTATTCTAAAATCTTACGTTTCCGATCTTGCTCAGCATACTGCGGATGAAGGTATTCAGATATTCGGTGGAATGGGATTCTCTGAAGATACTCCAATGGAATCTGCTTGGAGAGATTCTAGAATTTCAAGAATCTATGAAGGAACTAACGAAATCAATAGATTACTTTCCGTAGGAATGTTAATCAAGAGATCTATGAAAGGTGAAATCGATTTATTATCTCCTGCTATGGCAGTTGGTAAAGAGTTGATGGGTATTCCTTCTTTTGAGACTCCAGATTATTCAGAATTTATGTCAGAAGAAAAGGCAATCATCAAAAATCTTAAAAAAGTATTTTTAATGGTTTCAGGAGCTGCTCTTCAGAAATATATGATGGAAATTGAGAAACAACAACATCTATTACTAAATGCTTCAGAAATTCTTAACCAAATCTATATGGCAGAATCCGCTATCCTTAGAGCTGAAAAACACTTTGCAGAAGGCAGTGTAGAAGCAAGCATGGCGAGACTTAATCTATACAAAGCTGTAGAGAAAACTGTTGAAGCTGCTAAAGAAGGTATTATATCCTTCGCTGAAGGAGATGAACAAAGAATGATGCTTTCTGGATTAAGAAGGTTTACCAAATACACCAACTATCCTAATGTAATTGCTCTTACAGAAAGTATTGCTGATCATTTTGTTAAAAAAGGAAATTACTAA
- a CDS encoding YihY/virulence factor BrkB family protein, translated as MFEIYIEGLFKNAIIKQASSISWSFFLSLFPFILFLLSILPYLPHYENLQSYIFDVFLANLLPDQIRVVINEYIVDNLIPNLKKISNFSTILLALLFGTNGTYTLINGFNQNTEFKRPFIKEYLISLAITISFTIAIVGSLLGIYYAEVVMKLFNPTDNISWFFNHLTKLISYVSFPIFFFVLMSLFYWTGCLKITKLREAIPGAILSTLLFGGLTYLFAIYVANFARYNVLYGSIGTIILVMIWVNLNIMVILFGNQLNIAIKNVKMRKHKEQ; from the coding sequence ATGTTTGAAATTTATATAGAAGGGCTTTTTAAAAATGCCATTATCAAACAGGCATCTAGCATATCGTGGTCATTTTTTTTAAGCCTATTTCCTTTTATCCTTTTTTTATTATCAATACTTCCTTATTTGCCTCATTACGAGAATTTACAGAGCTATATTTTTGATGTTTTCTTGGCGAATCTTTTGCCCGACCAAATTAGAGTGGTGATTAATGAATATATTGTGGATAATCTTATTCCGAATTTAAAGAAAATTAGCAATTTTTCTACCATATTATTGGCTTTGCTATTCGGGACCAATGGCACCTACACTTTGATAAATGGTTTTAATCAAAATACAGAATTTAAAAGACCTTTTATCAAGGAGTATCTTATTTCTTTGGCCATAACAATTTCTTTTACTATAGCTATTGTAGGGTCGTTATTAGGAATTTATTATGCTGAAGTAGTGATGAAATTATTTAACCCTACGGATAATATTTCATGGTTTTTTAATCATCTTACCAAATTGATAAGTTATGTATCCTTCCCAATATTCTTTTTTGTATTGATGAGCTTGTTTTATTGGACAGGGTGTTTAAAAATAACAAAATTAAGAGAGGCTATTCCTGGGGCAATATTGAGCACGTTATTGTTTGGAGGGCTTACTTATTTGTTTGCTATTTATGTGGCTAATTTTGCCAGATACAATGTACTGTATGGCTCTATAGGTACCATAATATTGGTGATGATTTGGGTAAACTTAAATATTATGGTCATCCTATTTGGGAACCAATTGAATATCGCTATTAAGAATGTAAAGATGAGAAAGCATAAAGAACAATAA
- the rlmH gene encoding 23S rRNA (pseudouridine(1915)-N(3))-methyltransferase RlmH, with amino-acid sequence MRISLVCIGKTDDKEIKNLINYYIPRLPKHFNFEFIEIPDVKNAKNLSPQQLKKEETKLFFNHLDNSDTVILLDEKGKQYTSREFASKIDQWMNASTKHLAFLIGGAYGFSDEIYERAQGKISLSKMTFTHQMVRLFFVEQIYRASTILAGKPYHND; translated from the coding sequence ATGCGCATTAGTTTAGTATGTATTGGAAAAACAGATGATAAAGAAATCAAAAACCTCATCAACTATTATATTCCTAGACTACCCAAACATTTTAATTTCGAATTTATTGAAATTCCCGATGTAAAAAATGCCAAAAACCTTTCTCCTCAACAATTAAAGAAAGAAGAAACAAAACTATTCTTTAATCACCTCGACAATAGCGACACCGTAATCCTACTAGACGAAAAAGGGAAGCAGTACACTTCTCGAGAGTTCGCAAGCAAAATAGACCAGTGGATGAACGCTTCCACCAAGCATTTAGCTTTCCTAATTGGAGGAGCTTATGGATTTTCTGATGAAATTTATGAGCGAGCTCAAGGAAAAATCTCCCTTTCCAAAATGACATTCACCCACCAAATGGTTCGCTTGTTTTTCGTAGAGCAAATCTACCGAGCTTCTACTATCCTAGCAGGAAAACCTTACCATAACGACTAA